A section of the Castanea sativa cultivar Marrone di Chiusa Pesio chromosome 12, ASM4071231v1 genome encodes:
- the LOC142618640 gene encoding sm-like protein LSM5 yields the protein MANNPSQLLPSELIDRCIGSKIWVIMKGDKELVGTLRGFDVYVNMVLEDVTEYEITAEGRRITKLDQILLNGNNIAILVPGGSPDPE from the exons ATGGCCAACAATCCTTCACAGCTGCTACCATCAG AGCTCATTGACAGGTGCATAGGGTCTAAGATATGGGTGATAATGAAGGGAGACAAGGAGCTTGTTGGTACTCTTAGGGGCTTTGATGTCTATGTCAACATGGTCCTCGAAGACGTCACTGAATA TGAGATCACTGCTGAAGGGAGACGGATAACAAAGCTTGATCAGATTTTACTAAATGGAAACAACATTGCTATT CTGGTCCCTGGTGGTTCACCTGATCCAGAATGA